The nucleotide sequence TCGCTCCGCCTGTGGCCGTCCGGCCTCCGCAGCTCACACACTGCACAGCGCAGGCTTAGCCCCGCCGGGACATCTTCCGGGCCACAGCCTGCACCCTCCAGTGCGTGTCCCCAGGTGCTCCCTGGCCGGCTTGAACCAGggctcaggaggcagaggagtgCGGGGCCAGGAAGCAGGCAGCAGAAAATGCAGGCGGCCCCGAACGGTGATCTCTAAGGCCACAGAGGCTCGCCGGGGCCCTCTCCTGGAACTGTTCTGTCCTGAAGGCCCCGGCACGCTGGGGCTGTGGTGGGAGTGGCGGCCTCGCAGCTCTCCAAAGCGCTTTCGGAGTCACTGCACAGCCGCGCCGCCTCCTTAGCAGGCGTCCACTCGGCTACACGCGTGCCGTTCTCTTTTGCACACACCTTTCGAACTTTCACAGCATGGCCAGGCTGGGAATTCCCCAAATCTTTAAGTTCTGCTTGCCATTTGGTGGTAAGTTTCCTCTGTAATTCGCTCTCTTCTCCCAGGTTACCACAAGCTGTGGAGAGGAGCCATGAGCACCCTGAGCCCGTTGCTTAGAGATTTCTTGCACCGGATGTCCTGTGCATGCCTCTAAAGTCCTGTCTTCCCCCAAGCAGCAGGACGCGGGCACAGCTCAGCCACGCTCCTGCCGCGGCATCGCGAGGGCGGCCTTTCCCGCAGCCCAGTAAGGCGTCTCCCCGTCACCCCGCACTCCTCGGAACGGCCTTCGCCGCTGCGTTTCTGCCGGCATTCTGACCAAGACACTTAGGCGGAGGCCGAGGCTGCCCTTGGTCCGAGGACTCCTCAGAATGACCCTGGGGCTTGGCTCACGGCGGTCCAGGCTCTCCAGAGTGGACCTCGATCCTCCCAGCCCTCGCCCATCGCCCGGTTCCAAAACCGCGTCCACCTTCTCAGGTTTCTGCTCTGGCAACACCTCTTCCTGGCATCATCGTCTGCCTCAGCCTGTCCCGCTACTGGGACAGAACACCTAAGACTGGGCCGTTTCTAAGGAACGTGAATTTGTTTTCCACACCTGGTGATGCTGGAAGTCCCGCAGCAAAATGCCGGAAGGTTCAGCTCCTGGCGAGGCGCAGTCTCTGCTTCCACCATGGTGCCCTGGGGCCGACGCCTCCAGAGAGGAACAGCGAGTCCGCGTCTGGAGGGCACGGGAGGGCTGAGCTTGGCCCCCTGAGCCTTTTATAAGGCTCTAATCCATTTGGCAGCCCGAGCTCAATCCCCTCCTACATGCTGTGCTGGGGATCAGGTTTCAAGGTGAGGTTTGGAGGGTGCCCAAACATCAAGCCACGGCTGCCACCAGGTTGGCGCTCATCTGTTAAGCAGCCAAACATATTTGTTCGTGataaaaaacaaagttctttTCTGTCTGCGTAATCATTACTACGCTTCATATTAAGTGTGTATAAATTAGGATGGATGAGGGAGCAGCCACGGACTAACTCGGCCCCCTTCAGCGGCTGCTGGAGTGCGAGTAGGTGAAGCGTCGGCCGCCGAacctgccccagctccccaggGCAAACTGCGCCAGGGTGGGCGTCGGATGCTGGGCCCAGGCGCATTGGAGCCCCCGACTCCGCACTTACACCCCCCGTCCACAACCACAGGAGCAGCTCAACAGGAGGGGCAGCGGAAGCAAATTATTCCAGGTATTTCGTAGTGTTCTTCACCAGAGCTGGCACGCCTGTCTGACTCCATGGGAGGTTCCCCACCTCATCAGAACAACGAATGCGAGCAGCACGTCCCCCAAGTGGTAGATCGTGCTGCAGTTAGAGTTACTGTGTTCTGCCTCCTTCCACCTGGGTGCCTTATAGAACGTGGGGCAAAAGGGAGACCCTTAAAGTGAGCTCAGGGAGAAAGTCGGCACTAACATTTGGGAACATGTTATTTTCTACGATGGGGAATTTtacttctctgttcttttcccaaCTTTAAACAGAAactatactgttttccagagaaacGGACAGACATAGCTTGCAGAAGCTCAAAGGTTTTCTTGACCCAGTTGATCGTCACTAATCACCAAGGAACTCGCCACTTAGTTTCCTGCACGCTGGACTTCAGTGTCAGACAGCACTTATGTCTGCCACACAGGTAACCGGCCGCGGGCCTGTCTCTCCACGCAGTCCCTCAAATGCTTATTTGTACAcctttttgtgtgtctgtctctcctccTAAGCAGCAAGCATCATGTATATCGTATTTCCCATTTCATCTCCAGTGTTTGGAACTTGGTAGGTATTTACTAAATACTTAAATAACTTTTGGATTTCATCTGCCATCTCTctataaattatttccaaattacaATCCTAGTTTTCTTAAATGCCAAAATATTCACGGAGTGCAAATATTttcgtgttttgttttttgcttttttatgtttgtttggttttttattttttatttttttatttgttttgagacagagtctcactctgtcacccaggctagagtcctgtggcatcagcctagctcaccgcaacctcaaacccctgggctcaagcgatcctccctcctcggcctcccaagtgctgggactacaggcatgcgcccccacgCCTGGCTCAGGGCTTGCTCTTTAATGCTCGAGCCATGGCTATcggtgtgcccatctcccagatatTGTCCGCTGTACTCTAGGTGGAGAGAAAGGCAAATCACGGTCATGCACAGCGATGTCCTTAGACTGCACTGAACCAAAGCTAAAGCAAACGCATTCCACGTTGACGGGTCGGcattttgattctattttctgTGCAAGCAGTAGAGGGGAGGTGAGAATGTCCGACTGTCACAGTGTTAGAGGAGACAGGAGCCGAATGTGTGAGGATGCCGCAGTCACGGAAAGGCAGGACAGGAAGGGTCTGCTGCGGGACGGCTGGGATTGGAAGACAAAGAGTGACACGCAGCAGCCACGGCGACGCTGCTGTGGGCACGGGAGTGCAAGCGCAGAGCCTGCGTCTGCAAACTGAAAGAGAAGAATTCACCGTGTGGAGCGCTGGCATCTTTCCTTGTGCTCATTACCTGGCAGCGAATGTTTTTCTCCCCCCATAAACAACCATGAAATGAGAGAAAGTATGTGAAATGTCTGTTCTCAGACACTGGGCACAAGTACAGGGTCCCCTGGGGTCTCCTGCTGGGGACTGCCCAGTGCCTGCGTCTGAGGGAAGTGCCCAAGCACCGCAGGAAGGCGAGGCGGGAGCCAGGCGCGGCGCCGCCGTCACTCTCGGGTCCTCACGGATGTTCTCGGAGCCTGCGGTGCAGTGCTGGGCAGACACCCACCCTGCTCCAAGTGCGGAGCtggtgaccctgaaccgaacctCAGTGCAAAACCAAAGCATGAAACTGCTTCCAGAGACTTGACCTGCAAGCCCAATAAGACGTCGGAGTTCATAAGAATAACAACATTCAACGCCTGAAAAGGTGACATGCACAGTCTACCTGCGCACGCCGGGGAAGTGGGAGGTGTGACCCCTGCTACCGGGAAACGTTGACCTGCAGACACAGGCCAAGAAGGTGTTGCTGCGTGGGCAGCAGAATTCACAGGCGGCGACGTTGCTGAGGACGGGGCGGCTGTGTGTTGTGCACTCAGAGACGAGGGACAGGACTGCACGTGGTGAGTGGAGACGcagcctgctcccctccccctgccccttccagGTGAGCCCTCACAGACaagaccccctccccctcccgccaccCAGCTGACAGCATGTCCTGGCCCACCACTGCCACGCCCTGTGACTGTTACTGTCCCCGGGTCTCCCAGGTAACCAGCCCGGGCGGGAGGCTGGGGCCTGAGGAGGCCCTTTGTTCCCTGTCAGAGCCTCCCTGGGGGGAAGTGGCCCCAGCAGCCGATTCAGACCTGGCTTCCCTGAGGACACTCCGTCTCACCACTCTCTTTGCATGAATCCCCCGGAGCTGGGCCGTGAGGCCGGCAGGGGGCCAGGTGCCCTCCGGGTCTCCCTCGTGCTGCTCGGGCTCTGGGCACTCCTGGCTTCGGTCCAGGGCTCTCAGGGCCGTCCCTCCTGGCGCTATGTGTCCTCCGAGGTGGTGATTCCGAGGAAGGAGACACACCGTGGCAAAGGCTTCCAGGTGCCAGGCTGGCTCTCCTACAGCCTGCGTTTTGGGGGCCGGAGGCATGTCATCCACCTGCGGCCCAAGAAACTTCTTCAGCCCAGACACCTGCTGGTGATGACGCAGGATGACCAAGGAGTCTTGCAGATGGACTACCCCTACATCCCTACAGATTGCCACTACCTCGGCTACCTGGAGGAGATTCCTCTCTCCATGGTCACTGTTGACACGTGCTACGGGGGCCTGGACGGGGTCATGAAGCTGGATGACCTTGCCTATGAGATCAAGCCCCTCAAGGACTCCCGCAGCTTCGAACACGTTGTTTCCGAGATCGTGGCCGACCGCAATGCGACAGGACCTATGTACAAACTGGGACTCAAGGAGGACGTGGACACCCTGTTCTCCGAGGTGAACCCCAGTGCGGCTCCCCGGGCCTCTCCTTGGGTCTATGCCTCACATGTGTCCACCGTCAGAACCCAAGTCCAGTTTTCCTTGTCCATGTATCGTGTATTCGATAACATCACAAAGTGTACGGATTGGATAGTGTCGATGTCCAGTCTAGCCGACACCTTCCTTCAAGCTCTCAATTCAGGCTTCTTCCTTTATCTCATAACCATATATAGCCAGAGAGATCCAGCCGCCATGAATGACTTTAGGGTTCCAGGAAGCCCAATGCACGACTATTATGTAAGAGAATTTTATAGGAGGATAACTCTTTCGGGCTCCGTGCTGTTCATTAAAGATGCGCCACAGGACGGCGACGTGGACCCCACGCAGTACGGCATGTGCCACGAAAATAGCCTTGTGTTTGCTGGCTATCTAGACAGACACTATTTCTTGATAGCTGTGGTAGTGTCCAATAAACTTATGAGGAATTACGGTATGTATTATGATCATATAGGGTGTGGTTGCCTCAGAAGAACTTTCTGCATAATGGAGAGATACCCTGGGCTGACGGATTCATTCAGTAACTGCTCCTTTGTCCATTTCCAGCATATCTCTGAACGAGACATAGGGGACTGTCTCTTCCACCCATATGTACAGACTCTTAATAGAAGCGTGACAGACGTTCGTTGTGGCAACTCCAtagtggaggagacagaggagTGTGACTGTGGCTCTCTGAAGCAGTGCTACACCACCCAGTGCTGTCAAATGAACTGCAGGCTCACGTCCAGAAGCACTTGCCATGTAGGAGAATGCTGCACGAACTGCAGCTACTCTGCTCCTGGAACTCTCTGCAGACCTATCCTGAATATATGCGATCTTCCAGAGTACTGTACCGGGGGAGCCGCATCCTGCCCCACAAACACTTATATGCAAGACGGAACCCCATGCACCGAAGAGGGCTACTGCTACCAAGGGAATTGCACTGACCGCAGTGTGCACTGCAAGGAAATTTTTGGTGTCAGTGCAGTGAACGCTCCGGAGGCCTGCTACGACATAAACACAGGAAGAAACCGATTCGGACATTGTTCCAGAATCTACCATCAGGTGGATTTCAGACCTTGTGCTGCAAAGGACAAGATGTgtgggaggctgcagtgcacCAATGTCACCCATCTTCCCCGACTTCAGGAACACGTTTCCTTCCATCAATCCGTCATATCAGGCTTCCAGTGCTTTGGGCTGGACAAGCACCGTGGGACGAGAACAACGGATGCTGGGCATGTGAAGACCGGCTCTATCTGTAGCCCTGGAAAGTTCTGTAATAACAGTGTGTGCGACGGGACTGTGGCTGACCTGCAATACGACTGTGCCCCTCAGAAGTGCAATCGCCGAGGTGTTTGCAACAACAGAAGGAACTGCCACTGCCACGTGGGCTGGGAGCCACCACAGTGCGAGAAACGAGGTTTTGGTGGGAGTGTAGACAGCGGACGCCCTCCAAGAAAAATACGAGCAATTCGACAAAGTAAGGCGTCATTAGTCTATTTGAGACTGGCCTTTGGTCGTCTTTTTATCTTGATAGCTGCATTGCTCTTTGGGGTGGCCACAAGTGCACGAACGGTTACGACTACCAAAGTTGAAAAAAAGACGATTACATCCTGAGCCCACAAGAAACAAGCCTCCTGCCAAACCCTTGTAAAATTATAGGCACTATGGTCGGAACATCTAGGAAAGACAGTTGCTACAAGGGATGGCCACGCTCACGTCCACATGTCTTGCAGTCTGCAGGAGACTCAGGGGTCTTCTCACATCATAGGAGCAAGGGAGGCGTCGACTTCTGTCACACGTTCTCTTTTTAGCTGGCTGGCGCTCACTCTGAAATAAAGCTTCAAAACCAGATGTTGGCGTCTTCTACCTCTTTTTATAGGCCGTTAGGAGCCCAAACTGAGCTTGAGCCTGTGACCAGGAGAGGTGACCTGAGTCAACTACTGGGTCCTGACCTGAGGTCACTGGTCCCAGAATTAATCGAAGTTGCCACCAGCTCCTTGAAGGGCACATCCCTGGCGTTTCTCCACAGTGTGCACCTGAGCAATGAGCTTTTCCTCATTCTCCAGGTAATCTGTCCTTCTAAAACCCAAAGTGGGTTTAGGCCAATCCAGGGCTGCTCCCTGCCAAAGCTGCCTGTTCCTCACTGGGGTGGCTGTGGGCTTTGGGGTGAGGGGCACGTGGGCCCAGACACCCCACTGAGCAAGAGCTGTGCCCTCCTGGAGCCCACATTCTCCTGGCGGGAAACTGAGATTGTGGGGCTGAACGGTGCATCCAAGGAAGTtcagtcagaaaaataaataggcagaAGTGCCCAGCAGGGTCTGTGGCATTGAGCGGGAGTTCCGTGAACGTccgttcctccctcccttcctcacgCCCCATTTCAGTGACGTGAGAATGCAGGTACACTGAGTCACTTGCAACGAATAACAGAAGCCAGGCTTTCAGAAGAGTAGGCAGATGCCCCGTGTatccaaatacattaaaaattatttcataaaataaagtgcaatttatgaaaataattgcatcagtaaataaattatttttatattaaaaatttaaatgatatctGTTTTTTTCATTGCGATGAAgacacatcatttaaaaattgttttccaaatcattaaaatttttattaaagaaaaataaagctagatGTTTAGCACAtcgtttaaaatttaaaagacatagcCCACAAACCTAAGAAATTGCACTCCCCATTCCCCGCTCAGAAAACGGCTTAGTCTACAGTGAGACTGATTTCAGCCTTTCTGTGAACACATGCACAGTTAACACTGTACTTCTTTTGTACGCTGTTTAGAGACCTCCCACCGCTTCTCCAACACACCCTGCTGTCCCGTCTTCCACCCTTCTCCTAAACCCCATCCAGCCCACATTTCAGATGCTGCTGCTCCACTCCTGTGCCTCTCTCGGCGTGTTTCCTCGCTTCCTGAGAGAATGGGAATGGGACACTGAAAAGTGAGCCCAGGGAATAAGGTGTGCAGCCCTGCCCGGTGAGAAGACAGCACCGGAGGGGTTCCCTGCTGACAGGGCGGAGAGACGGCCAGCGGCCAGGCTCCGGGCTCCGGGCTCCAGCTCCGGGCAGGGCCATGGCCGGGAATGACCGGACTGCTCTGCCGTGAGGCCAGGCTACAGTCTGTGCCCCTCGGGGCTCAAGGCCACGGGGCCATCCTGGTTCTCCACTGCGCAGCCTGAAGTACCGAggctcccttccctgtccccctctGGCGGGGACGAGCCCAGCCCCAGCGCCTGCACACCCCACGTGCTCCCGCTGCGCCCCTGCGCCCTGCGCATCTCTCCTGGGCACCGTCCACCAGGGCAGCCGCCTTCTCCTCTGCTTTGCCTGATCTGCTGTGAACCCACCTGCTGCGACTGCTGTTCCGCGTCCCGTCGGATTTCTATGTTAGGGATTCTGATATTCCATCACACAGCTGTTCTCTTCATCATAAATGTCTCATTTCATGCTCCGTGATTTCAGGCTCAGGACCTGCTCAGCTGAGGGCCCTTCCCgctctgttttcctttccttgcgTTCCTGTGCGTGGTCTCACAGCCTGTCTCCTGCTGTGACTGAtagtctcctctcctctcctctcctctcctctcctctcctctcctctcctctcctctcctctcctctcctctcctctcctctcctctcctctcctctcccctcccctcccctcccctcccctcccctcccctcccctcccctcccctcccctcccctcccctcccctcctctcctctcccctcccctcctctcctctcgtctgaggagaaggagagaggagttTGGTGAATTTGCTGGCAGATGAGGAGGACAGAGACTCCCGTCTGAAATGCCGTCGTCCCAGCGATGAGAAGAAATGCAGAGAATTGAAGGGAGGCCCTGCTGCTCCGGGCCACAGCTGTTCCGGGCCGCTGATGGTTCTGGGGGTTCCTCCGATGCACGGCGGCCCTCGGCGCTGTGTGCCCAGGGAGGGCACTGCCAGCACCCGCGACCCTCAGGTCACCAAGTACACCGGGTCCGGTCCTGGAGACACGGGTCACCAGCTTCCCACTGAAGGGTCCACGCGAGGAAGTTCACGGGTGACCACAGGACATTGTGCCGTGGCTCCGGGTGCAGGTGGCAGGAAGCAAAGATTCCCCCGGGGGGCAGTGCCACGGAGTAGCCAAACACGGTGCTACCTGGAGCTGTCGCGCCGTCTCTGCCGCTGTCTGTCCATGGCGTCCAGCAGCAGCACGTATGAGGCATCGGGGTGCTGGCGCCTTGGCCTCGAGTCCCAGCCAGAGATTGGGGGACCCTCTCTGAGCACACAGCCTCTGTGCAGGCGccgtctctctctctgcctctctccccgcctccccagaACGTGCAGCACCCAGCCgcggcccagccccagggccctgtCCCAGCAACCTGGCAAGGAGCTCTAGCTGAGTCTGCACATGCTGCCAGGACAGAACCCACTGGGCACTCGGCGGGGCCTCAGGGCCGGGGCCTCCTTCCGGCCGCTTGCTGGGCTGACACAAGGGCAGCCTGGGACACGGTGACGCCCCCCCGTAACTGGACTCCGTGGGGTGGTCTCGGATCTCTGCCAGTGTCTACAGGCCTCCCCCAGGGCCACCCTGGACGTCCCAGGCCTCCAGGCCCTGCC is from Microcebus murinus isolate Inina chromosome 6, M.murinus_Inina_mat1.0, whole genome shotgun sequence and encodes:
- the LOC142871350 gene encoding disintegrin and metalloproteinase domain-containing protein 21-like: MNPPELGREAGRGPGALRVSLVLLGLWALLASVQGSQGRPSWRYVSSEVVIPRKETHRGKGFQVPGWLSYSLRFGGRRHVIHLRPKKLLQPRHLLVMTQDDQGVLQMDYPYIPTDCHYLGYLEEIPLSMVTVDTCYGGLDGVMKLDDLAYEIKPLKDSRSFEHVVSEIVADRNATGPMYKLGLKEDVDTLFSEVNPSAAPRASPWVYASHVSTVRTQVQFSLSMYRVFDNITKCTDWIVSMSSLADTFLQALNSGFFLYLITIYSQRDPAAMNDFRVPGSPMHDYYVREFYRRITLSGSVLFIKDAPQDGDVDPTQYGMCHENSLVFAGYLDRHYFLIAVVVSNKLMRNYGMYYDHIGCGCLRRTFCIMERYPGLTDSFSNCSFVHFQHISERDIGDCLFHPYVQTLNRSVTDVRCGNSIVEETEECDCGSLKQCYTTQCCQMNCRLTSRSTCHVGECCTNCSYSAPGTLCRPILNICDLPEYCTGGAASCPTNTYMQDGTPCTEEGYCYQGNCTDRSVHCKEIFGVSAVNAPEACYDINTGRNRFGHCSRIYHQVDFRPCAAKDKMCGRLQCTNVTHLPRLQEHVSFHQSVISGFQCFGLDKHRGTRTTDAGHVKTGSICSPGKFCNNSVCDGTVADLQYDCAPQKCNRRGVCNNRRNCHCHVGWEPPQCEKRGFGGSVDSGRPPRKIRAIRQSKASLVYLRLAFGRLFILIAALLFGVATSARTVTTTKVEKKTITS